ttttttttttgttgaattatcatatttaattccctttaaacttttttcttgggggGGTTTAATTATGATGGATACATTACAGGCTTGAATCTCGAAGGAAGAAACCATTTGGCCCAAGATTAAATGTAACTTTCTGACcataaaaatgatgaaagaagttcactttttttttgtcgaAAGAGTATCAAATTTATGTTAAACTCTTGTTATAGTTTTGTGCAGAAGAAGCTGTTAATTGCCAGCTTGATGCATTGAAGTATAATGATCAACCTCGTCAAGATTATGGGATTGAGGTCATGTATAGGGTAAATTCTAAGCACAGCCCATGttgatttttatcattttttttttgtctttttttttcccgaagTTTTTTGGGGTTTAACTATGCAGTGTTGGAAGTTGTGGCTAATATAATTATCTTGTGTTTTTACTGTTGATAGTTTGCTGGATTTGATCCTTTCGAAAGGTCTACATATTTTGGGCCATTTTTTGATTTAGGGCAGGTCAGTGAATTCTGTTTAGAACCCTTTAATATCTTAGTCTGTGTGTTTGTACCATTGAATTCTACTCATGATTCTGTTATATCTTCTTGTGTTTGTGTGTTATACGTGTTAATTAATAGCTCTTTTTTGGGTTGGCCAACCTAATTTCATTGCAGTTTGAAAGGTTTAGGAGGATTTTTCACCATTCGACATATCGAGTGTTGCTTGGTCACAAGGAGAGGAAGATCTTGAGCAGTTTGTTCGTGAAAGAGGTAGAGTTAAGACATGTTTTGATTCTGTTAGTAGTTCATTTCGTTTGTTGCTTGACAAGGAAATGAGTTTGAGTGAGTTCACTAATGGATGCATATGTGCTGGCCAAAGAggatttttgtcaaattatgaGTCATAGATTCTTCTAAATATGATAAATCCTCTCTCTTCTGCTGTATATGTTATTTGTTTGGGTGTTATGGATGGAACAGAATCGATTCAAACAGAGGATATGGATTCGAGGGAATCGCCCTGAGGAGGaagaaatatttcaatttaCCATGGTTCAGGTAACTGTACCTTTTGCAGACTCGTCTCACCTGTATAGATAAATCATGGTCATGGCTATCTTTTACGATGTTTCCATATAAGATTGCGTTGACTGAGGTGGTACTCTATTAGTAGttgtttcaaaaacaattttggatGATTTTATTATAGATAGTCAGCGAGCCTTTAGAGTCATCGATATGCATTGTCATACCGTTTGCTTCAGACTTATTTTTACAGTCAAATGTGAGTTTTTTGATGTTATGCTCACTCAAACAAGTTGCAGATCCAAAAACTGTAATTATTTGAATTCTTAGATCTGACTCTCTTGTTTGGAAGCCATGCTCTTTTCGAGGACTTATAGTCAGGCTGACTGGTAATCCAGTGACCTCCATCATATTGATGCAAAAGTCTTAGGAGGTCTAGCTTATTGGAAACCATGATACTTGCCCATCTTgcttgctagctagctagccagCCTTCTGCGAAACTGTGTGGGGTTTAAGATTAGTGGTTTCATTCAGTCATTTTACTTTAGATTGATAATAATGTAGAGCTTTAATGCACTCTCCATAGTCATATCACCTCTTCTAATATGTCGTGGCGGCGTGGCAGAGAGTTGGTGGTTCATGGGATGGTTATTGGTTGACAGAGTCTCTTCTTCATGATGGAGATGCTTTTGCTGGTGGTTTGGCCTACTAAACATCAAACACTGATACAATATGGCTTGACTGATGAAAATTCTGCTTTCCCTGATAATGAAGCATGGCATAATTTGCCTGCTCTCAAACCCCGGAACAATGTACATATATTATAATCAATTCTGTCAGACTTCTGTAAATGAAAGCTGTATATAAAAGCTCTTCAGAATAAAAGATAAATGTACTCCTTGGTTGCTTCTCCATGCATGTTCGTACTTGGGTCTAATACACCAGGCCAAGCCTGGCTCTAGTATGGAACTCTACATAAAAGGCCAACCGGTGTAGCCTGTAACTACCAGTAATTATAACataaaaggaaggaaagagagagaaatggcGGCGAGAGAGAATGATGTTTGGGTGCATCTACATTGTTATCCAACTCCAGCTGATAATATTGTTCTACCTGGATATGAATTTCCCAATAGTTACAGTGGGTACATCATAAAGCTTCTCAAACTCTTCTATCGAATCATGTGAAGCAATGCAATACCTGAAACTTGTCTACCTTGCATAAACTCTTCTATGAATTATATAAAGCAATGCAATGCCTGGACCTTGTCTTACTTTTTGAGCTAGCACAGATCGAAGTTGATTGCAAGCTATACATGGCTGTTGAATGTATGAAAGGGGATTGGCATAGCCATAACATTCAGAGCCTTCAGATCAGCGATTGTAAAAAAAGATGATGGGTGGACAGGAATTTTGATAATATCTCCAAACAAAAAGCATTCATTGTCAACAACGCCTTGCTTATATAATTGTCTTGCTAATTTTCAGATGATTTGGGTTTCAAAATGAACATCCAAAGAAATTGGTCCTACTTCATGCACAGTATGAGATCACAAGATTGCTAATTGGTTCCCTGATCCGTCTGAAAGACAGCAAACAGAATCTTATAAAACAGCCGGACCCTTCTTAGTACCTCAAAGAAAAACAGGAGTACAAAAATGTTTGTGCAACTGATTAGAACCATAACAACTCACTTGATCCACGAATCTAGCAGGTGATCTTTTAACCCATCATTTCATCAATAGTATCTATAGAACCTCAATATCAGTATCTGATATTGATAGTACAACTAAACCAAGGTAAAGTCCAGTAAATAGGCAAAAAGTGGACTCCCAACTTAACTAATAGCTCTTTTAATTCTTTGTCTCAGTGATGAATTTTGTAAGAAGATAGCAGTCAGGCGGGGTAATGTTCGTGTAATAGTTCTGGATGGTATCTGTGATTTCAAATCCAAATTTCTTGTAAAAGCTGATAGCATCTTCATTGTTTGTCTGCACGTGCAAGTACATCTCAGAAATATGTTGCTTTGAGCAGAGATCAATAACATGATTCAACAGCTTTGTACCTGCGCAATCACACAAATTCGATCAGTAAAAGCACATGCcaaatctttctttcaaaaatctTTGCTTTCTGTTCTGATTTCAGAGGAATAAATCCAAAAACCAGAGgactttttactttttagcaAAGGGATTTCAACCGTTCATAATTGTAAAGTGCAAAAGAGTTCACGATACTTCAcgattcttattttatatagtGACTCCACAGCTAACAATTTGCAAAACCTATTAGGCCAGTAGGAAATAAGAAACAAGGAGGCAGACAGCAAACAAATAAAGGAAGTTAAAAATGTGTTTAGCAATAACTGGTTCAGGTTCGAGGAGTAGATTTCTGCCTTTTCTTTATGCACTTTTATTTGAGCATCGCTCATTCTCTGAATTAACAAAGATAGTTTGTGTATCTGAATCAAGTGCATAATCAAAAAGCATGATTTCTACCATAGGAGGAAGATAGGTGATTTGCTCACCAATGCCTAGGCCGCGATATGGTGCTAAAACACCTAATGTCATGATGTAAACACGTAGACCTCCACCTTCTTTCTTCTCCAGTCGGCAAGCAATTGAACCGACACAGATGTCACTGTAATatgctggaaaaaaaacaaagtttaataCGATTGACTTTTCATGAAATGTTGCCCTCCAGCATTATGTATTGAGATGACGTGAACATTGCCACACTTCATGTATCTTTAAATTATGTGTATATCACATTTTCACTCATCTGTGTGGTACATGTCTTAAAAAATGGAGGAACAATTAATTACAAGCActgcaatgtttattctatagTGCATTTAGATCTCCACGATTGATCCACAACAGAAAGACATGTTCTATATATTTCAGAacataaatccaagaaaaacatatttggaAGTGCTCAAACTACATTATTAAATAACATGATATTGCTCAATAGTCATCAATCCACTAAGAAACCAATGGCTTCAAAAAGCATCTTGATAGACAGAATACACAACTTTTCCAACTGATACTAAAAGCTTGCAGTTTGGGATTTTCACAATACGTGAAAACCTCTTAGCACACAATTATCTCCCACTTAAAGGCAATGAAATTCACAAAATCAGGAATCGTTCCGTGCACTGAAATCCATAAATTCATGATCTATTGAAAACATCAGCATAGCAAGAAACTAAAAGGCAAGATAAAACAGACTTGATAATACAATCAATGAAATTCAGGAATATACAGCATTCAagatatttgttaaaaatcatGATATCAGATGATCAAATTAAGAAGTAATCAAAACTACAAGACTTGTTCATTTGTATTTAACAAAGCTGAAATGTCAATCCTAAATATTAACATTTTGCCCCAAAGGAAATgggtataaatttaaaacaatcatTGGGAAAGAGTTTGAAATGCTCtacaatagaaaataaatgctTGTCAAATGAGCTTATCAACAATTAGGATCTTGAGATGATAAGCAGCTATCcacaaaaaaatggaaaaggactaaaaaacattttactgaAGCTATAAAACCCATAAATGAATAGAAGAATGGAATCAACACATTATACAACAATCACCAAAACATtgcaaaaagaaaggaaagttgAGTCATTAAAGAACCCAAAGAAAGCCTAAAGTTACACCGTCAGACTCATGCCAAATTGGTATAAAGAAACTAAATGGCCTCCTATGAGTTCATGGAGAAAATAACCCATGACGGAAATTGAAAGTGAACAAATATCAAACACGTAGGTCACTCGAGTTgggttgtttctttcttttttgttcattcGCATTTCACATACATTAACATGGTCAGCGCtatcaaataatcaaaaacATTTAACTAGAACTAGAACAAACACCAACACCAGGCTTTAGATTACTCGGAACCTCCCGTTATTGACAAAAGCAGAAACACAAAGAATCAGCACTTTGTACTCTTAAATCCAACACTAAGTAATCACAACCTAGACCAGTTAATTAGAATTCGGCTTTCATACAACATTTTAAGGAgcaaaaacacttttataaaCTGAGAAAAATCCCAGAAACACccaaaaaatcaacaagaaaatccaaagcaaagaacaaaacaacaaacccattaaagaaaaaccaaaacacaaaaaacccatttcacaaaatcaatatcaataatcaaaaaccaaaaaaaaaaaaaaacagaaaataaaaaacagaaaagacacacacacacatatatatatatatagaaaaagagaaagagaggggtATATAAACCTAGCTTGGTGAAATCGCCAGAAGCGAGGGCATCGGCGTAGTATTTGTCATTATAACGAACAGGGAAGAGAGCAGTGTTTAGTTTCTTAAGCTGCATCACGTTCTTGTCTCTTACTCCATCTAGGGATATTGATACTTCACGCCCTGCCCCCATTTTAGATTTCTAACCAAACCCAAAGGACAAAACCGCAAAGATTTGAAATATGGGGTATATAAGGTTGCTTGTGAATTGGGGTTTTGTCTTTCTTCTTGACAAGCTGTGGTTTTCTAGTTGATTCTCTGAAGTTTCTGTTTGGTTAGTAAGAAAATTATGAAGGTCCAGTGGGCTTCATTCTAACTCTAAGATACAAAAAATGATTAAGTTTCAGTTTTTCTGCTGggctttaaaaatttattgggcTTTTCTATCTATTGAGATCACCGAGGCACCGATAGCTTCTGTTTTTTTGCCcgtcatataaaaaatattatttaattagttaaatagattttgatttttgcacTGGACTTATAGTttcaattcttaattttataaaagctaaaataatatgtttttttatttattttgcttacaaaaattaattttccaacaattttaactaaatatatattttttaagatttaattttaaaaatctcagttaaaaatgcttttcttaaacctaattttttaattaaattataattatagaagctaccacaatatcaaacatacaTTAAATCTTAATTTACATTGGAGTTTTGATGTACGAAAACTAATTCGAGAGTAATGAGAGAAGTAATGatatcatttatatataaacatagtTATAAAATCTGGTTCAATCTGGTAAAAAAACTAGAGACCCACCGACTCAGATCTTAACCTAGATTAGGTTTCGTatcaaaccaattttttttatcaaaataatattattttgatattttttaataaataaaaaataaaacaatattgttttgagttttttttttaaaaaaaatcaaatgttcaaATCAACTCATCAACTCATGAGTTAATCTATCTAAACAGATATTCGAGCATTGGGCCAGGTTAAAGGCTGAGTTGGGTCTTATAACCATGCctcgttattttttattttttttagtttatttttctttaatcttcctgattttttatataattaggaaatttcataaaaaattgtttCGAATGAGTAACTTTACTGACTAAACTAGTTAATAATTAGAAATTATATTCATAACTGAAAAAACAccttcttcaatttttatttttaacaatgaatattattaataatatatccaAATATTTTACCCCAATATCCCATCTCATATCTATAGGTTTCAAGAGAGTAAAGAATATTTTCTTACAGAACATAtgcaaaaattacaaaatagtaGAAAACACTGAAGTATCCATAGGATGAGACAAGCATGCAAGtccaaaggggaaaaaaataaaaaaaattagtgacgACTCTAACGAGTAGACATAGGCAACCATTTGATTCTTTTCAATAATCAAGCAACATTGCCATTTAGCTTTGAACTACAACATCCACACATGTTCCGACAacctaataaaatttatatgcaATGGGAggatttgggtaggtcacccattagggTTACTGTGCTTGGAGAGGAGTTCTTGAATTTTCAGGAAATGAGATTTCAGAAATTATCCTGTGCATCCGAAGAGCGTATCTTGGGAAATGCTTATACTTTTATCAAAGTACCTAAGCTCACAGTGCGGTTTATGAACTAATCGGTGAAAGGCTTAATTGGAATTGGCATGTCCATCAACCTGAGCCTGACACAAGGGTGATTTCCTAGTTATCCCATTTCTGAGATTTTCACATTCTACTTTCATGGTAGTATGATGCTACACAATTCATTTGAAGATGGACAATCTCTAAAGGAACAATTAGACCTCTATTAGTACATAGAAGATCTAATGATGTTTTTGCTGCGGTGCAACCTGCTATACACTGCGTTGCCAAACGATGCCCAGAAAAAGTGTTCTTGTGGGGTCGTTTGTACCTTTGCTTCAGCACTTCTGAAGACAAAACCTCGGTTAAAGTTGAGGCTAAAGTTCTTCAAACTGAAGAGATTATTGAGATAAATGGGGACTTGCTTGTTGCAGCAGATGGATGCCTCTCTTCAATTCGGAAGACATTTCTACCTGATCTCAAATTGAGGCTTATTGAGATTACTATTAACTTTTTGCATCACGATAATGTTTTGCTGATATGATTCAGACCAGTTAATGGTAAGCATTACATGTTCTGCAGGTATTCAGGTTGCTGTGCCTGGAGAGGAGTTCTTGACTTTTCAGGAAATGGGAATTCAGAATCTTTGGGCATCCAAAGAGCGTACCCAGATCCTGGAAAATGCCAACTTCGATCTAAACACTGGAAGTCACACTGGGCTTTATGAACTCCTTAACAAAAGGCTCAATTGGATTTGGTATGTCCATCAACCTGAGCCTGGACAGAAGGTGATTGTCTGCTCTTACCCTATTCTTTAGATTTCCATATCATAAACTTCataaatttacttctttttaacTGGCCACAGTCCAAGTTTCAAGCTGCGAAAAGGTTATAGTTTGAAGATGGATTAGAGATCATTAGACCTCAGTTTCTAAAGGATAAGGAGTGCTAAGAAACATAAACAATGGGATGATATATTGAAACTCGTCGTAATGATCTGCAGCTGTTAAACCAGCTAGAGGCTAGAGCTGATATAATAACTTGGAAGCTTTTTCAGGGAAATTCTGTGACCATGAAAGTAAGCAGTGACATGATAGAAAATATGTACCAAGAAGCAGAGAAAGTTTGGGGTCCTGAATTGGTGAGAGTCACGAGAGAAACAAAGGAGCCTTTCATAAATATCATATATGATTGTGATCCTCTTGAGCAAATCTTTTGGTACAACGTGGTATTGATTGGAGATGCTTCTCACCCTACAACTCCTCATAGAGTCAGGAGTACAAACATGTCAACTTTGGATGCGGCCGTTCTAGGCAAATGTATTCAGAAGTGGGGAGCAAAAAACATACCTTCAGCTCTTGAAGAATATCAGCGCATTAGGGTAACAGTCACTGCGAAACAAGTCCTGCATTCAAAGAGTGGGTCGAATCAAGCAAGGCTTAGCTCTTCCTGATCGTAAACTTTTTGATCCAATGACAGCAAGTGCAGAGGAAAGTGAAGAGCTTCAACAGAAACATAAGCCTTTCTTTGCTTCTGCTCCTTTGTCAGTTGATTGATGTCGTGCTCCTCATGATAAAGACAAGCTTCATTCTCTGCAGCAGAAAACTCTTGGGTTCTCATgctctttctttatttctcaAGTCaaatccttttttgttttttcagaacAGTGTATAGATTCATATATCTATGTAAACGAACAAGGCCTGTGTTTCAATAGAATACAGCTGAGTTGTATTTGATGAGGTGAACACTCTGAGTGCATTTAGCAGTAACAATTTACATTAAGAGGGTGCTCTGCAATTAACTTAACGGCACATAAAACACTCTTTCTAACCAGATTAGGGTAAATTATAAGGCATCTTGCCAGAACATTATTAGCATACAATCactagcttttttatttatttattttacaagcaCTGTTAACTTTCTTCTGAACTCTGCACGGAAAATTACACTGCCGAGTGGCCTCCACGACTCAGAACAGCTCATATCACGCAAAAGAATATTAAACGTAACAGTGTACATCAAACACCAAGAATATTAAACGCCCATCCTGCCATTGGCAATGATGCTTTGTGCCTTCCACCAAAGTTTATTTTCAAATGGTCAAAAGCTTAAGACTAGAAGAGACAGCATTACATTTCCACTCAAGTTTTTACAAGCCTACTAccattgaattaataaaatacaaagttCATTTACGATACACAGCATATATTGGGCCCCATCATAACTGATTTTTTGCATTccgagaagaaaaacaaattacactGATCTTGCAGGCCAGGTTGCTTGAGCTGACATAATAATTCCAACAATCACTCCAAACAACCCCAGAGCACTACCAAAGATCTCAATCACAAGAATCTTCACAAAAAGAGATGAGTTTTGGGCATCAGACAGAGCACAGCTGCTTCCAATTATACCCACGCACAATCTGTTCCACcgaaacagaaaaagaaaagcatataTAATTAACGGAAATTATAGATTGGTGAATCATGACGACACTAATGCCCACATAATTAAAATGGTCGAAGTTTTAATCACAAGCATGCCAGCTGTTCATAAAATTTTCATGTTATATACTTCATGATGCAAAGCATATATTTCAGTAGAAGATAAAAGCCAAACAGATGAAGATACTAACCCGCAGAAGAGGTTTGCAAAGCCCACAATAATCCCAGAGGCAAAAATTGCATATCCAGCTCTAAGAGACTCGGGGTCATAAATCTGTGATGCTGGAACACTCTCTAACTTTGTTTGTAGAATAATTGCTACAATAACGCCATAGATAGCAACAGCCTCACAAaaaattacactgagaaacaaAAATAGTTGAGCAAGTCACCGTTTGAAGGCATCATTTAAATTTCATAAGTTCAATTATCATGTAACATAACTTCACAATCAGAAAAAATGCACATTTTGCAATCACGACATCCTGCATAGGTGCATGAAACTCAAAACTTGATagaacttgaaattaatatgAGCAACTATAATCCAGTTATATAGCATCCTTCTCACAAAAGAGATGTTTCATTCATGAAATGGCACAGCATTGCATGTAGAGACACACTTTGAAAGGGGATTGAGAAGACTAGGGAAAATAATTGAGCTAATAACATTTAGAATCTAGCTAAATCAGCAATACATTCATTTCGAAGCTAAACGAGACACTCTCCTTAACCCTTCTAATTCAATGTGTAAAAATCATCTGCTGGGCTCTCAAGAATTGTAACAAGAATGAAGATGCTCTAGCTACCAAGTATAAACTAACAAGAAACTAAATACAAATTGTGCACAACCACCTATAACATACACCTGAAGCCATCTTTGCACAAGACAGTAACGTTATCTTCCCAACATAACCTTCCAAAGCTCCCACTcgcaaaaacatttttgaaaaccCCTTCTCTAACTAGTTCAAATCATGATGATTCCGATAACCAATTCACTAGTCCAAGATTCTGCAACCCAACACAAAAGCATGCAGCCCCACCACAGCACCACGGAAAGCACATACAAGTAACATACACAGCACAGATCCACACCAACTCCTCCGTCCCAAAGCAAAAATTTCTCCTCCAACCACAAGCTTCTTAGCGCATTTAAATTTCTCACTAAAGAAATGCAGACAATACTCATCAATTTTGATTCACTTCTTATAGCCCACTACCAATGCAAACAACATTGGATGCCAAAAACCAGTTTGTAACCCAAACAGATACTCAAATCAATCAATCATCATCAACCAAAAAACCGCCAcaaaaaaatcagattaaaataaaatccataaaaatcaacaattaaacttgaaaaaaaaaatcgaattcCACCACTTTAAAcccaaatcaaattgaaataaagggaaaaaaaagaaaattagggtttatagtattttataataatcaccTGATGAGATTCTTAGAAGTAATGCGAGGAGCCTTGACTGCAGCACCAATTAAACTACTCCCAGTTATATAAATCCCCCTATCAAAAACACCATAGAAAtcacataataaataattaatcaacaaaACATCAGGCTCAGCACACCAAAATTAACAAGTCACGGTGGTACCAGGCGGCGCCGAGGACTGAGACACCGATGGCGATGGCGATGCCTACGGCGGAGAAAGTGTAAGGAGAGATCCTAACGAGTGCATGCGACCATGAGCTTGACATTTTCGTGATTTGATAATTTGCGGGGGTTCTTTCTTCTCCGATCTGATTGGTTTTTATCTGTGTGGAGAGAGCTCCTGTCGAGTACGTTAATTATAATTTGGGTAAACTACATTTGCATCCctgtatttttactttttacaatATAATCATTTTTGCGGTTTCAAGAACTTCAACGATGGTCCCTAATTTTTAAATGATCGAGGAAAAATAATAGTTTAACGAGACATATTttacataatgaaaaaaaaaaagaagttaaatacATGGCCAATGATTTTACATGAACTAGTTGATTTGGTATGTTCAAAAATAActgattgataaaaatataatttaatttaaaaaaattcaaatgatattttttaaaaaaatattcaaacgaAAACATTTGAGATCGATTTGAattagttcaatattaaaagatgaaattaaaaaatagcaacaaaaaataatctgagTCAACACGGCTAACTCGTAAAATTCATAACTCGAGTTATGGGAacataataactttatagaaaacaaatcaaaataaattataaaactatatatttagtaaatttaatattaaataataaaatttaaaaaaattatttttttaaagagattagagtgaaaaaaataatttgtttttcattattaattacTATAGTGAAAAATCAAGTTCATTATACATTAGGGATtcatgaaaaacatatttaacaTTTAAGATTAAGATTTGGATTTTAGTGGCTCAAGGTAGAACAACTTCTACCAAtccttaaaatgtttttaaattattttaaaatattaataaaatataatcacaTGCATGGATTTTAAGAGAAGAAAtaaatgaaagt
The Populus nigra chromosome 3, ddPopNigr1.1, whole genome shotgun sequence genome window above contains:
- the LOC133690288 gene encoding uncharacterized protein LOC133690288 — its product is MSFCSSISTPQSLSLLSKTKPIINGGDYKLGSRFRASADVPDFLSADWLESRRKKPFGPRLNFCAEEAVNCQLDALKYNDQPRQDYGIEVMYRFAGFDPFERSTYFGPFFDLGQFERFRRIFHHSTYRVLLGHKERKILSSLFVKENRFKQRIWIRGNRPEEEEIFQFTMVQRVGGSWDGYWLTESLLHDGDAFAGGLAY
- the LOC133690289 gene encoding uncharacterized protein LOC133690289, translated to MGAGREVSISLDGVRDKNVMQLKKLNTALFPVRYNDKYYADALASGDFTKLAYYSDICVGSIACRLEKKEGGGLRVYIMTLGVLAPYRGLGIGTKLLNHVIDLCSKQHISEMYLHVQTNNEDAISFYKKFGFEITDTIQNYYTNITPPDCYLLTKFITETKN
- the LOC133688293 gene encoding uncharacterized protein LOC133688293 yields the protein MRFQKLSCASEERILGNAYTFIKVPKLTVRWTISKGTIRPLLVHRRSNDVFAAVQPAIHCVAKRCPEKVFLWGRLYLCFSTSEDKTSVKVEAKVLQTEEIIEINGDLLVAADGCIQVAVPGEEFLTFQEMGIQNLWASKERTQILENANFDLNTGSHTGLYELLNKRLNWIWYVHQPEPGQKVIVCSYPIL
- the LOC133688001 gene encoding LOW QUALITY PROTEIN: uncharacterized protein LOC133688001 (The sequence of the model RefSeq protein was modified relative to this genomic sequence to represent the inferred CDS: inserted 2 bases in 1 codon), producing the protein MKVSSDMIENMYQEAEKVWGPELVRVTRETKEPFINIIYDCDPLEQIFWYNVVLIGDASHPTTPHRVRSTNMSTLDAAVLGKCIQKWGAKNIPSALEEYQRIRVTVTAKQVLHXQRVGRIKQGLALPDRKLFDPMTASAEESEELQQKHKPFFASAPLSVD
- the LOC133688000 gene encoding V-type proton ATPase subunit c''2-like; translated protein: MSSSWSHALVRISPYTFSAVGIAIAIGVSVLGAAWGIYITGSSLIGAAVKAPRITSKNLISVIFCEAVAIYGVIVAIILQTKLESVPASQIYDPESLRAGYAIFASGIIVGFANLFCGLCVGIIGSSCALSDAQNSSLFVKILVIEIFGSALGLFGVIVGIIMSAQATWPARSV